The Winogradskyella schleiferi genome contains the following window.
CATTCATTAAGGATGGAATAGCCTTATAAACTTCAACTGTTTTTTCTTCAATTTGGGAAAAATCATCAATAAAAACTTCAAAGTTGCCGATTTGGTCAGATTCCCATTTATTCAGACGTTGAATATGCCTTAGATCTGCAATCACAAATTTTTCGTCGAGTTCTTGAAAACCCGAATTATAAATACCAACCACTTCAAAATTCATGATTCTAGGCAAACGATCGATTTGATCCGTAAATAAAGTTTGGAATTTATCGCCAATTTTGAAGCCTAAGCGATTAGCGAGGTATTCTGAAATTAAGACTTCTTCATTGCGCTCTTTTGTATAATCTGGCAATCGACCTTCAATTAAAAACTCTTTAAAATAATCCCAATTATAATCCGCACCCACGCCTTTTACAACGACACCTTCAAAATCGGTTTCGGTTCTTATTACGGCAAATTTTGTGGCAACGGCTTGTATGTGTTTTATACCTTCAACCGTATTAAAATTTGGATAAAACTCTTGATTGATTGAAATGGGCACCTGAGATTCGTCCGAGGCATTGGTATCGTAATTAGTGATTTCTATATGACCGTTAAATGCTACAACCTTGTCTCTAATTTTCTGTTGTAAGCCCAAACCTGTGGCAATTGCAATCAACATTACAATGATACCAATAGCAATTGCTGCGATACCAATTTTAATTATTGGTGCCGAAACACTACTTTTATACGTTTTATTGCCAATTATACGTTTAGCTATAAATAACTCGAAATTCAAACCTACTCTATGCTTTTAAAGGTTGTCAAAAATACAGTTTTATTCTCGATAATTCTTACCATATCTGCTCTTACATTTTCTTGTGGCCATCGAGTGAAGTCTGAAACTGAGAAGTTAGAAGCGCGAAGCTCGAAGCTCGAAGAGACCACTTCGAATCCGCTCAGTGACAATGTAACCGATGATAAATCCATAATTATTGGTGCCAATAGAACGGCAGCATATCTTCCTTTATTACAAGGAAAGAATGTTGGCGTAGTGGCCAATCAGACTTCTGTAATATTTAGGGACAAAACACGAAAAGCTAGTTTCCTGAACTACAGTCACCTCATTGATTCTTTACTTTCACTAAAAGTCAATGTCAAAAAAGTTTTCGCACCAGAACATGGTTTTAGAGGCACGGCAGATGCTGGTGAATTGGTAAAAGATGGCAAAGACACCAAAACGGGTCTACATATTTACTCTCTCCATGGCAAGCATAAAAAACCAACAGCGTCGCAGCTTGAAAATATAGATATTATGCTTTTTGATATTCAAGATGTGGGTGTTCGGTTTTACACTTATATCTCAACATTGCACTACGTTATGGAAGCTTGCGCCGAGCAAAATATTCCACTCCTAATTTTAGACCGACCAAATCCCAATGGCAATTATGTTGATGGTCCTGTTTTAGAAACAAAACACAGTAGCTTTTTAGGCATGCACCCTATTCCATTAGTTCACGGCATGACTTTAGGTGAATACGCAAAAATGATTAATGGTGAGGCTTGGCTGTATAAGGGCTTAACTTGTGATATTACAATTATAGAGATGGCGAATTATAATCACGAGTCTTTTTATAGCTTACCCATTAGACCTTCTCCAAACCTTCCGAATGACCAATCGATAATACTTTATCCAAGTTTAGGCTTATTTGAAGGCACCAATATCAATGCTGGTAGAGGTACTGAATTTCAGTTTCAGCGTTATGGTGCTCCGTTTTTAGATAAGAATTATTATGCGTTTAGTTATACGCCTGTTGCCAATTTCGGGTCTAAATATCCCAAACATGAAAATGAACTTTGCTATGGCGCTGATTTATCTAATGTGAAGGCAGAAAGACATTTCACCTTGAAATATATTATGGATGCTTACAACCACGCTACTGATAAAACTAAAGTATTCAACACGTCCAACTTCACAACCCATGCAGGAACGGCTGCTTTGCAGAAACAGATTGAAGCTGGATTATCCGAAACCGAAATTAAAGCGACTTGGCAAGCTGATTTAGAAGCTTATAAAAGCATGCGAAGTAAGTATTTGATATACCAAACTAATTAATTAGCAGTAAACACAACCTTGGTAGGTTCTACGGCACTAATAGCTTCCGGCTCTTTTTTAGGAATGTCCCTTAAAATTTTTATAACAAATACAATTTTCATTGGCGATTGTCTCGCCACAATTACATGTTTTCCTTTAGATAATGTATTCAACGGCAACTTATATGCGGTTGAATCAATTTCAAAATCAAGCTCTCGTGTGTAGTTTTTGTTTATGGTGTAGAGTGAATTAATAATTTTATCACTTTTAAGAATCAGCGTGTCTTTTGTGGTATTTAATTGATGAATCAAACCTTTGGCTTGGACGTTTCTGTTTTTTTCGAGTTTAGCAAAAGGTTGTTCTTGCGCTTGAAGCGTAAAACCTAATAAAAAAAGGAGAATTATGACGAGACAGATACGGATTAAATTTTTCAAAACAGTAAACACTTTAAGTTACACAAGGCGTGATTTAAAGCAACAAAATTTAATTAATCCCAAATAAACATAAGTGGTTTGAACGAAATAATTGACAAATCATCCACAAACTACATAAATATTAGAACAAACGCTTGTTTTGTTAATAAGTCTGTTAAAAACTTTATTGTTTTAGAATTTCAACGAGCTTATCCGGATAATCCGTAATAATACCATCAACATTCCATGCTATCATTTGCTTCATGTCCTTTTCATCGTTAATGGTCCAAGGAATAATCTGATAACCTTTCGACTGATAGTCCTTAACCGATTCTGACGTTAACAATTTAAAATAAGGACTTATAATCTCTGGCTGATAGGACAGTTCATCAAGTTTTTGTTCAATCGTTTCATTGTCTTCCACTAGCAAAGCCACTTTCATCTTTGGCGATTGCTTATTAATTTCTTCAAGAATGGCCAAATCAAAAGATTGAAGATTTACACGATTAAGCATACCATTCTTTTTAATTTCATCCAATACCAAGGCTACATAAGCTTTGGGTTCTGGCGTAAAAATGCGATAATAGTTAGGTTCAGATTTAATTTCAATATTAAATTTAACATCTGAATGCTTCACTTTTACCAAATCAAAAACTTCAGATAATAACGGTTTATAAGTTTTTAATTTTTCCTGATTAGGATAGGTTGGATGAAATTTTGAACCACAGTCAAACTGCTTAATTTCATCATAATCCATTTGGTACAAATTGTAATGTGCTTCTAATGAATCTGGAATACTTTCGCCCTTTAAATCATAGCAAATTAAAGGGTTCATAAAGGGTTCATGAGAAATCACCACCTTTTTATCTTTTGAAATCACGATATCCAACTCGAGTGTCTTCACCCCTAAATCGATGGCTTTTTCAAAAGCTGGCAAAGAATTTTCTGGAAACAAACCTCTGCATCCTCTATGACCTTGAATATCGATGCGTTCTTGTTCTGGATTGCAGCTCATACCTAAAAGAGTTAAAAATGCAACTGCACTAATTGTCAAGATCTGCCGAAAGCGTTGATTTTTCATATTTCTGAAACGGTTGTTTTAGCAAATCCTTGATATTGCTGTTTTTTATTTCATCGGGAAACACATCGACGCCATATTTTAATTTTTCACGATCCAGATACCTATAGGTCCCAAACATACGATCCCAAATACTCAAAATATTTCCATAATTAGAATCGGTATAAGGCAATCTAAAATGATGGTGCGTCTTGTGCATATCTGGCGACACAATGAGGTAACTCAATGCTTTGTCCAAACCTTTTGGCATTTTTATATTCGCATGTGTAAACTGGGTAAATATGAGTGACATGGCCTGATAAATCATAATCAAAGCAATTGGAGTCCCAACCACAAAAACACCAAGTAGTGTAAACGAAAATCGAATTAAACTTTCTATGGGATGATGCCTGTTGGCCGTGGTCGTATCAACGTTATGATCGGTATGGTGAACCAAATGCACCATCCATAACGGTTTTACTTTGTGTTCCACATAATGCGCTAAGTAAGCACCAAAAAAATCGAGCAATACTACACCTAACAAGGCGTAAAGCCAAAGTGGCATTTGAGGCAACCAATTGATAATTCCGAAATCATTAGCTTTTACCCAATCTGCAGCGCCTAAAAGTAAAAACGCCAAAGCGAAATTGATAGCAACAGTAGTTAATGTAAAAAAGAGATTTGGGATGGCATGTTGCCATTTTTTGTATGTAAACTTAAATAACGGTAAACCACCTTCCAACACCCAAAAAAACGTGAGTCCACCAACCAAAATAAGACTTCGGTGTGACGAAGGAATGGTTTCAAAATAGGTAATGATGGTTTCCAATGCGTTTAAGAGTTAAGATTTATAAGCATTTGCGCTTTCTTCAAATTTACTGAAGAAAGTTTAGATTTCCATGGTGCAGCATCGTTTTCATCATTTAAAATCTGATAAGCCGTATAATATAGAAATGCCGCAAAAGTCTGATTATTGGGTTCAACATTTTTGGCGTCCATTCGTCTGAGTTGCCGAAGTACTTTTTTGGGACGCTGTGTAATTAAGTATTCTTGAATTTTTAAAAGCTCTACGCGTTGAGTTAATGCAAGCTGATCTTCTTCTGGGTTTGCTTCTATGAATCTGGCAGCTTCATCTAAATAGATATTTGATAAGTCAATAATTTCTTTTCTGATGTCTTCTTTTAAATACATTGAAAAATCCAGATATTTTGAAGCTAAATAGTAGGCGGAATAAAAATCTTTCTTTATTTGGTAGCCCTTTAATTCATGCTCTATAAACTCTGTATTTAAGGCATAATCCCGAATTAAAGTACTAATATTTTGGTAACTATTAAGATGACTGGAAACATTTAAAATATTACCATGAATATCCATTATTTTTATGGAATCGTCATTAAATTTATCGATATATTTTTGGGATCTTCTGCCCTTGATTTCGGGATACCAATCGGCATAACGATTCTCATTTACTATGACAGGTACAAAATGTTTCCAAATTAATGGGCTAACAGTTTCGTCTTCAAACATATTTTGAATAAACGCTGTTCTCCCATCATCCAATTCTACCAAAACGTGATATGGATAGGTTGTCGCTTCCTCCCAAACCATCAAAACCATTTTATTCTGCACCTTGGCTAAGCTTTGCGCAATCTCCAAATTGGTCATCCATGGTTGCGCATGGGACATATTTATGGTAAAAAGAATAAAAAAAGCTTTTATTAAATAGTTTTTCATACTTATTTTTTTTAATCATTTTAATATCAAAAATTATTCCGAAAAGACAATTCTTACAATTCTATTCTCTTTTTCATTTCTTCAACAATATTATATGCTGCTGGACAAATAGCAACATTCTTCATTGTTAAGCTGGCTATCTGCTGAAATTTTTTTCGATCCGTATGCGGAAATTCCCGACAGGCCTTTGGTCTTACCTCATAAATAGAACAATAATTATCAGCGCCTAAGAACGTACAAGGAACAGATTGCAATACATAATCATTTTCTTCATCTAAACGCAAATAGGTTTCAATGAATTGCTGTGCTTTCATTTTAAACGCTTTAGCAATACGCTGAATATCCTTATCTGTAAATAATGGCCCTGTGGTTTTGCAACAATTGGCACACTCTAAACAATCGGTACGTTCAAATTCTTCCTCGTGCAATTCCTGCATCAGATAATCCAATTGCTTTGGCGGTTTCTTTTTTAGCTTCGTAAAAAAAGTTTTATTCTCCTTATGCTTATCTTTGGCAAGCTTTGGAAGGTTATTGATTTGGTCTTGCATATCGCAAATTTAAGTAAAGTTCTCGATACAATTTTGAGAAAATTAGAAATCAACAGATTGAACGGATTAAAACCAAATACGTTATTTTTTGCCACCAATTCACTAATAAATGAACTATACTCATAAAAAAATTTGTGACGAAGTATCTTATAGCAATTACAAGAATAAAAATCTAAAGACTTTTTTTAGCCATATAATACAAGAAGATAAAATACGTGTATTTATGGCTTCATATTTTTAACCCCTTTGACTATCAAAATCACTCTAACTGAATTTCAATACTAATTACATATGAAAGACCTCTTCGGAAAAGCATTATTAGATTATCACAACGGAAATTATACTGAAGACCTTATAACTTCTACCAATATTTCAGAAGAAGATATATTACCGCTTCCCTATTTATTTAGAACCTATTCTGAAATGCCAAAACTGGAACAGAAAGCACTGCAACTCTCCCAAGGAAACGTTTTAGATGTAGGTTGTGGCGGAGGAAGTCATTCGTTGTGGTTACAAGAAAAAGGTTTAACCGTAAAAGCCATTGATACTTCTGAAGGCGCGATTGAAGTGGCAGAAAAGCGTGGTATTTTAAATGCTGAATTAAAACCACTTCTGGAGGAAACCGAAACTTTTGATACCATTTTATTGTTAATGAATGGTACTGGAATTTTTGAAGAATTATCCCAAGTTTCTAACTATTTGAAGCATTTGAAATCGCTATTAAGTCCTAAAGGTCAAATCTTAATTGATTCTTCTGACATCTCTTATATGTATGAAGATGAGGATGGCGGCATGTGGTTAGACCTCAACCAAGGTTATCCTGGTGAATTGGATTATTTTCTGTCTTACAGAGGCGAAAACGAAGCGCCAATGAAATGGTTGTATCTCGATTTTGAAACTTTGAAAACGGCGTGTTTAACTGTTGGGCTGAAATGCGATAAGGTTATGGATGGCTTGCATTTTGATTATTTGGCGCGGATATATTGAGTTACTACACAGAGTTACTCGGAGATTCGCAGAGATACACGGAGCCTTTGGTGGTTCTTAATAAAACATTGTATAAAATTTAAACTGATTTCTCCGTGATTCTCTGTGCTTTCCCTCTGAGCATCTCAGTGTAAAAACCATATTAAGTTCGAATAAATCTTCGATACTATTGCACTTCCCCTCCAACAACAGTTCTCAAAACCTTAATATTAGGAATCTCATTAGCATCAACCGTCATAATATCTTTATCCAAAATGATAAAATCGGCAAATTTTCCAACTTCAATGCTTCCTTTTTCATCTTCTTCAAAATTTGAATAGGCTGCCCAAATGGTCATACCTTTTAAAGCTTCTTCCCTAGATAATGCATTTTCCATCTGAAAACCACCTTCAGGATATTGTTCTAAATCCTGACGTGCAACAGCAGCATAAAACGTTAAAAACGGACTCACGCGCTCCACAGGAAAATCGGTTCCCAATGCTACTTTTCCGTAGGCTTCCAGTAATTGCTTATAGGCATAGGCGCCTTTTATACGTTCTGCTCCCACGCGGTCTTCGGCCCAATACATATCGCTTGTAGCATGTGTTGGTTGAATGGAGGGCATTACATTTTTATACAACTCAAAATCCTCTGGCGATACAATCTGTGCGTGTTCTACACGCCAACGTCTGTCTTTTTTTCCTTTAAGGACTTTGTTGTAGATATCCAATACGGCGTGATTAGCCGAATCTCCTATGGCATGCGTATTCATTTGAAATTCTGAATTTGCAATGCGCTCTGCTGATTTTTTAAGGGCTTCCAAATCGGTAACCAGCAATCCTAAATGACCCGGTTTATCAGAATAAGGCGCTCTAAGCATGGCGCCTCTTGATCCTAAAGCTCCATCTGCATAAAATTTGAACGAACGCACATTGAGTCGGTCAGTTTTAGTAATGCCTTTTTCTAAAAAGTAATCCAGATTGTCTTTAGTATGCGAAACCATCGCATAGATACGCATTTTTAATTTGCCTGATTCTTGAAGGTTTTCTATAGTTTCAATGGCTTCTCTGCTTAATCCTGCATCATCGACCGTTGTTAACCCTAAATCGAAGCAAATTTTCTGGGCCTCAAGCAATGCTTCCGCTTGGTCCATTTTTGTTGGTTTTGGCCAATGCTCCATGACTAGACTCTCCGCATTATCAATCAATATACCTGTCAGTTTTCCATTTTCAACAACGACTTCTCCTCCATCTATTGTACTGTTTATTGTTACGTTTCCTAAATCCAAGGCGGCTTGATTGGCCAAAATAGCATGTCCATCTATGCGCATTAAAGCTATTGGTGTTTTAGGATACAATTTATCCAATAATGCTTTGTTCGGAAATTGTTTGTCTTCCCAATCATTTTGGTCCCAACCTCTACCTAAAATATATTGGTTGTTATTTTCATTTTGAAAATCCAATACGCGTTTCATTAGCTCTTCAAAACTTTTTGTTCCAACTAAATCGACAGCTTGCTGATTAAATCCTAATCCTAAAAAATGACAATGGGCATCAATAAAACCTGGTAACAGTGTTTTTCCGTTGGCGTTGATGGTATCAATAGCTTTATAATTGTCATCGATTTCAGACGTTGTACCAACAGCAATTATTTTTCCGTCTTTTACTGCGAATGCTTCTGCTTTATTGAAATTATTATCTACGGTGTATATGTTGGCGTTTGTGACTATTAAATCTGCTTCTTGCTTATCTTTCTGACAAGCAAAAATTGTCAGTAACAATAGGATTGAGAGTAGTTTTTTCATTTTGGTTGGTGGTTTAGTGGACATTCAAATTTTTGTTAGGACTTCGATGCTTCGACTGCGCTCGGCAAAGGCAAGCTCAATCTGACAGCAAGTTGTAAAAATAAGAAAAGCGCTCTGAATTTGGAGTGTTATGTCTAAGTAGTCTGAATATTTGGCTTATTAAATAAAAAATTATAGTTTTATTTCCCTACCAAACTCTTCAAATATTCATCAGCAGTCATGACTGGAAGCAAGGATTTTTTAAAGTCTTTACCGTTTCTCGTTATAATCATCTCGCAGTCCGATTCTGTTGCGCTAAAATATTGTAAAGCATCTTCGAAATCTTTTATGGCTGAGTTGAGTCCCTTTTCAATGGTCTGCTCGTCAAGCGAACATATTTCAGCTATAATTTTGAACTTACGTAATTTTTCTCTGGCGATTTTAGAATTCTCGAATTTCGACAAAAAATAATTTACTGTAGCAAATGAAATCGGAGAAACGACCATAACTAATTTCCTTTTTTCGGCTAAGGTTGCAATTTTGGCGATAGGCTCATAAAAAGGATCTCTTTCCCCTAATAAATCCA
Protein-coding sequences here:
- a CDS encoding exo-beta-N-acetylmuramidase NamZ family protein, yielding MLLKVVKNTVLFSIILTISALTFSCGHRVKSETEKLEARSSKLEETTSNPLSDNVTDDKSIIIGANRTAAYLPLLQGKNVGVVANQTSVIFRDKTRKASFLNYSHLIDSLLSLKVNVKKVFAPEHGFRGTADAGELVKDGKDTKTGLHIYSLHGKHKKPTASQLENIDIMLFDIQDVGVRFYTYISTLHYVMEACAEQNIPLLILDRPNPNGNYVDGPVLETKHSSFLGMHPIPLVHGMTLGEYAKMINGEAWLYKGLTCDITIIEMANYNHESFYSLPIRPSPNLPNDQSIILYPSLGLFEGTNINAGRGTEFQFQRYGAPFLDKNYYAFSYTPVANFGSKYPKHENELCYGADLSNVKAERHFTLKYIMDAYNHATDKTKVFNTSNFTTHAGTAALQKQIEAGLSETEIKATWQADLEAYKSMRSKYLIYQTN
- a CDS encoding glycerophosphodiester phosphodiesterase, with product MSCNPEQERIDIQGHRGCRGLFPENSLPAFEKAIDLGVKTLELDIVISKDKKVVISHEPFMNPLICYDLKGESIPDSLEAHYNLYQMDYDEIKQFDCGSKFHPTYPNQEKLKTYKPLLSEVFDLVKVKHSDVKFNIEIKSEPNYYRIFTPEPKAYVALVLDEIKKNGMLNRVNLQSFDLAILEEINKQSPKMKVALLVEDNETIEQKLDELSYQPEIISPYFKLLTSESVKDYQSKGYQIIPWTINDEKDMKQMIAWNVDGIITDYPDKLVEILKQ
- a CDS encoding type II toxin-antitoxin system VapC family toxin, encoding MKRIFIDTNIMLDLLGERDPFYEPIAKIATLAEKRKLVMVVSPISFATVNYFLSKFENSKIAREKLRKFKIIAEICSLDEQTIEKGLNSAIKDFEDALQYFSATESDCEMIITRNGKDFKKSLLPVMTADEYLKSLVGK
- a CDS encoding sterol desaturase family protein, whose translation is METIITYFETIPSSHRSLILVGGLTFFWVLEGGLPLFKFTYKKWQHAIPNLFFTLTTVAINFALAFLLLGAADWVKANDFGIINWLPQMPLWLYALLGVVLLDFFGAYLAHYVEHKVKPLWMVHLVHHTDHNVDTTTANRHHPIESLIRFSFTLLGVFVVGTPIALIMIYQAMSLIFTQFTHANIKMPKGLDKALSYLIVSPDMHKTHHHFRLPYTDSNYGNILSIWDRMFGTYRYLDREKLKYGVDVFPDEIKNSNIKDLLKQPFQKYEKSTLSADLDN
- a CDS encoding YkgJ family cysteine cluster protein, which produces MQDQINNLPKLAKDKHKENKTFFTKLKKKPPKQLDYLMQELHEEEFERTDCLECANCCKTTGPLFTDKDIQRIAKAFKMKAQQFIETYLRLDEENDYVLQSVPCTFLGADNYCSIYEVRPKACREFPHTDRKKFQQIASLTMKNVAICPAAYNIVEEMKKRIEL
- a CDS encoding ABC transporter permease, with amino-acid sequence MNFELFIAKRIIGNKTYKSSVSAPIIKIGIAAIAIGIIVMLIAIATGLGLQQKIRDKVVAFNGHIEITNYDTNASDESQVPISINQEFYPNFNTVEGIKHIQAVATKFAVIRTETDFEGVVVKGVGADYNWDYFKEFLIEGRLPDYTKERNEEVLISEYLANRLGFKIGDKFQTLFTDQIDRLPRIMNFEVVGIYNSGFQELDEKFVIADLRHIQRLNKWESDQIGNFEVFIDDFSQIEEKTVEVYKAIPSLMNATSITRKYYTIFEWIKIFDNNTYGIIAIMIIVAGINMITALLVLILERTQMIGILKALGSSNWTIRKVFLYNASYLIGLGLLWGNIIGLGLLFAQKYFKLFPLNPDTYYVSNAPVYISWDYIIILNIGTFVACLLMLLIPSVIISKISPVKAIRFD
- a CDS encoding class I SAM-dependent methyltransferase, coding for MKDLFGKALLDYHNGNYTEDLITSTNISEEDILPLPYLFRTYSEMPKLEQKALQLSQGNVLDVGCGGGSHSLWLQEKGLTVKAIDTSEGAIEVAEKRGILNAELKPLLEETETFDTILLLMNGTGIFEELSQVSNYLKHLKSLLSPKGQILIDSSDISYMYEDEDGGMWLDLNQGYPGELDYFLSYRGENEAPMKWLYLDFETLKTACLTVGLKCDKVMDGLHFDYLARIY
- a CDS encoding amidohydrolase — translated: MKKLLSILLLLTIFACQKDKQEADLIVTNANIYTVDNNFNKAEAFAVKDGKIIAVGTTSEIDDNYKAIDTINANGKTLLPGFIDAHCHFLGLGFNQQAVDLVGTKSFEELMKRVLDFQNENNNQYILGRGWDQNDWEDKQFPNKALLDKLYPKTPIALMRIDGHAILANQAALDLGNVTINSTIDGGEVVVENGKLTGILIDNAESLVMEHWPKPTKMDQAEALLEAQKICFDLGLTTVDDAGLSREAIETIENLQESGKLKMRIYAMVSHTKDNLDYFLEKGITKTDRLNVRSFKFYADGALGSRGAMLRAPYSDKPGHLGLLVTDLEALKKSAERIANSEFQMNTHAIGDSANHAVLDIYNKVLKGKKDRRWRVEHAQIVSPEDFELYKNVMPSIQPTHATSDMYWAEDRVGAERIKGAYAYKQLLEAYGKVALGTDFPVERVSPFLTFYAAVARQDLEQYPEGGFQMENALSREEALKGMTIWAAYSNFEEDEKGSIEVGKFADFIILDKDIMTVDANEIPNIKVLRTVVGGEVQ